One part of the Paracoccus sp. MBLB3053 genome encodes these proteins:
- the nuoF gene encoding NADH-quinone oxidoreductase subunit NuoF: MLNDQDRIFTNIYGMGDRSLAGARKRGHWDGTAGIIQRGRDSIINEMKASGLRGRGGAGFPTGLKWSFMPKESDGRPAYLVINADESEPATCKDREIMRHDPHTLIEGALIASFAMNAHAAYIYIRGEFIREREALQLAIDECYDAGLLGRNAAGSGWDFDLYLHHGAGAYICGEETALIESLEGKKGMPRMKPPFPAGAGLYGCPTTVNNVESIAVVPTILRRGGEWFASFGRPNNAGVKLFGMTGHVNTPCVVEEAMSIPMRELIEKHGGGVRGGWKNLKAVIPGGASCPVLTAEQCENAIMDYDGMRELRSSFGTACMIVMDQDTDIIKAIWRLSKFFKHESCGQCTPCREGTGWMMRVMDRLVRGEAEVEEIDMLFDVTKQVEGHTICALGDAAAWPIQGLIRNFREEIEDRIKAKRTGRMGAMAAE; this comes from the coding sequence ATGCTGAACGATCAGGACCGGATCTTTACGAACATCTACGGCATGGGCGATCGCAGCCTGGCCGGGGCGCGTAAGCGCGGCCACTGGGACGGCACCGCCGGGATCATCCAGCGCGGCCGCGATTCGATCATCAACGAGATGAAGGCATCGGGCCTGCGTGGCCGTGGCGGCGCAGGCTTCCCGACCGGGTTGAAGTGGTCCTTCATGCCCAAGGAATCGGACGGCCGTCCGGCCTATCTGGTCATCAATGCCGACGAATCCGAGCCCGCGACCTGCAAGGACCGCGAGATCATGCGGCACGATCCGCATACCCTGATCGAGGGCGCGCTGATCGCCAGCTTCGCCATGAATGCGCACGCGGCTTACATCTACATCCGTGGCGAGTTCATCCGCGAGCGCGAGGCCCTGCAACTGGCCATCGACGAATGCTATGACGCGGGCCTTCTTGGCCGCAACGCCGCCGGTTCGGGCTGGGACTTTGACCTCTATCTGCATCACGGCGCAGGTGCCTATATCTGCGGCGAAGAGACCGCGCTGATCGAATCGCTCGAAGGCAAGAAGGGCATGCCCCGGATGAAGCCGCCGTTCCCGGCGGGCGCGGGTCTTTATGGCTGCCCGACGACGGTGAACAACGTCGAATCGATCGCGGTGGTCCCGACCATCCTGCGTCGCGGCGGCGAATGGTTCGCAAGCTTCGGCCGTCCCAACAATGCGGGCGTCAAGCTGTTCGGCATGACCGGCCATGTCAACACGCCCTGCGTCGTCGAAGAAGCCATGTCGATCCCGATGCGCGAACTGATCGAGAAGCATGGCGGCGGCGTGCGCGGTGGCTGGAAGAACCTCAAGGCCGTGATCCCCGGCGGCGCATCCTGCCCGGTCTTGACCGCCGAGCAATGCGAAAACGCCATCATGGACTATGACGGCATGCGCGAGCTGCGCTCGTCCTTCGGCACCGCCTGCATGATCGTGATGGATCAGGACACCGACATCATCAAGGCGATCTGGCGCCTCTCCAAGTTCTTCAAGCATGAAAGCTGCGGCCAGTGCACGCCCTGCCGCGAAGGCACCGGCTGGATGATGCGCGTCATGGACCGCCTGGTGCGCGGCGAGGCCGAGGTCGAGGAAATCGACATGCTCTTCGACGTGACCAAGCAGGTCGAGGGCCACACCATCTGCGCCCTCGGCGACGCGGCCGCCTGGCCGATCCAGGGCCTGATCCGCAATTTCCGCGAGGAGATCGAGGACCGCATCAAGGCCAAACGCACCGGGCGCATGGGCGCCATGGCCGCGGAGTAA
- a CDS encoding DUF5333 domain-containing protein, which produces MKPIAVALIAATLLAAGPAVALEPLSQEKYVNDRLIAARIADRIRRECPTLDARILYAYGEARKLKRYAEQKGYSAKEIDAFLDSKEDKKRIYAVADDYLNRKGARKGDAQSYCAVGQQAIADKNLIGSFLVAK; this is translated from the coding sequence ATGAAACCGATTGCTGTCGCGCTGATCGCCGCGACGCTTCTTGCAGCGGGACCTGCAGTCGCGCTCGAGCCGCTGAGCCAGGAAAAATACGTGAACGACCGGCTGATCGCGGCGCGGATCGCGGACCGCATCCGTCGTGAATGTCCGACCTTGGACGCGCGGATACTTTATGCCTATGGCGAGGCACGCAAACTCAAGCGCTATGCCGAGCAGAAGGGATATTCCGCAAAGGAAATCGATGCCTTCCTCGACAGCAAGGAAGACAAGAAGCGCATCTATGCCGTGGCCGACGACTACCTGAACCGCAAGGGCGCAAGGAAAGGCGACGCGCAAAGCTATTGCGCCGTGGGTCAGCAGGCCATTGCCGACAAGAACCTTATCGGCAGCTTTCTGGTGGCGAAATGA
- the nuoG gene encoding NADH-quinone oxidoreductase subunit NuoG: MADLRKLKIDDKIIEVDPNMTLIQACELAGVEVPRFCYHERLSIAGNCRMCLVEVVGGPPKPAASCAMQVKDLRPGPEGAPSEIKTNSPMVKKAREGVMEFLLINHPLDCPICDQGGECDLQDQAMAYGVDFSRYREPKRATEDLNLGPLVETHMTRCISCTRCVRFTTEVAGITQMGQTGRGEDAEITSYLNETLASNLQGNIIDLCPVGALVSKPYAFTARPWELTKTESIDVMDALGSSIRIDTKGREVMRIMPRNHDGVNEEWISDKSRFVWDGLRRQRLDKPYIRENGKLRPASWPEALEAAARAMKGKKVTGLIGDLVPVEAAFSLKQLIEGLGGKVESRTDGTRLPAGNRSAYVGNASIADIDSAKRILLIGTNPREEAPVLNARIRKAWANGADVALIGTAADLTYDYAHLGTDRAALADLLNQDLADEAGTPGLVIVGQGALNEADGEAVLAHAMRICELGGCKLLVLHAAAGRVGALDVGAVTEGGITAAIEGAEVIYNLGADEVEIAAGPFVIYQGSHGDRGAHRADLILPGACYTEENGLFVNTEGRPQLAMRANFAPGEGKENWAILRALSAELGATLPWDSLAGLRRKLIEAVPHLAQIDSVPANAWQPLELRDMGKADFRLAVKDFYLTNPIARSSPLMGELSAMAAARRAPAMAAE, encoded by the coding sequence ATGGCAGATCTTCGCAAGCTCAAGATCGACGACAAGATTATCGAGGTCGATCCGAACATGACCCTGATCCAGGCCTGTGAACTGGCCGGGGTCGAGGTGCCGCGTTTCTGCTATCACGAGCGGCTGTCGATCGCCGGCAACTGCCGCATGTGCCTTGTCGAGGTCGTCGGCGGCCCGCCGAAGCCCGCGGCATCCTGCGCGATGCAGGTCAAGGACCTGCGCCCCGGCCCAGAGGGTGCGCCGTCGGAGATCAAGACCAACTCGCCCATGGTCAAGAAGGCCCGCGAAGGGGTGATGGAGTTCCTGCTCATCAACCACCCGCTCGACTGCCCGATCTGTGACCAGGGCGGCGAATGCGACCTGCAGGATCAGGCCATGGCCTACGGTGTCGATTTCAGCCGCTATCGCGAACCGAAGCGCGCGACCGAGGACCTGAACCTTGGCCCGCTGGTCGAGACCCACATGACCCGGTGCATCAGCTGCACGCGCTGCGTGCGCTTCACCACCGAGGTCGCAGGCATCACCCAGATGGGCCAGACCGGTCGCGGCGAGGATGCCGAGATCACCAGCTATCTGAATGAAACCCTGGCCTCGAACCTGCAGGGCAACATCATCGACCTCTGCCCGGTCGGCGCGCTTGTCTCGAAGCCCTATGCCTTCACAGCCCGCCCCTGGGAACTGACCAAGACCGAGTCGATCGACGTGATGGACGCGCTGGGTTCCAGCATCCGCATCGACACCAAGGGCCGCGAAGTCATGCGCATCATGCCGCGCAACCATGATGGTGTGAACGAGGAATGGATCAGCGACAAGTCGCGCTTCGTGTGGGACGGGCTGCGCCGCCAACGTCTCGACAAGCCCTACATCCGTGAAAACGGCAAGCTGCGCCCGGCCTCATGGCCCGAGGCACTGGAAGCTGCGGCCCGTGCCATGAAGGGCAAGAAGGTTACCGGCTTGATCGGGGATCTCGTTCCGGTCGAAGCGGCCTTCAGCCTGAAGCAGTTGATCGAAGGTCTGGGCGGCAAGGTCGAAAGCCGCACCGACGGCACCCGGCTGCCTGCCGGAAACCGCTCGGCCTATGTAGGCAATGCCTCGATCGCCGATATCGACAGCGCCAAGCGCATCCTGCTGATCGGGACCAACCCGCGCGAGGAAGCGCCGGTGCTGAATGCCCGGATCCGCAAGGCCTGGGCGAACGGCGCCGATGTGGCGCTGATCGGCACGGCCGCAGATCTGACCTATGATTACGCCCATCTCGGGACCGATCGCGCGGCGCTTGCCGACCTGCTGAACCAGGACCTCGCCGATGAGGCGGGTACTCCGGGGCTGGTGATCGTCGGGCAGGGCGCATTGAACGAAGCGGATGGCGAGGCCGTCCTGGCCCATGCGATGCGGATCTGCGAACTGGGCGGCTGTAAGCTTCTGGTGCTGCACGCTGCGGCTGGCCGCGTCGGTGCACTGGATGTGGGCGCCGTGACCGAAGGTGGCATTACCGCGGCCATCGAGGGCGCCGAGGTGATCTACAACCTCGGCGCCGACGAGGTTGAAATCGCAGCCGGCCCCTTTGTCATTTACCAGGGCAGCCATGGCGACCGTGGCGCGCATCGCGCCGATCTTATCCTGCCGGGTGCATGCTATACCGAAGAAAACGGTCTTTTCGTGAACACCGAAGGCCGTCCGCAACTGGCCATGCGCGCGAACTTCGCGCCGGGCGAGGGCAAGGAAAACTGGGCGATCCTGCGCGCGCTTTCGGCCGAACTGGGCGCGACGCTACCTTGGGACAGCCTGGCGGGTCTGCGCCGCAAGCTGATCGAGGCGGTGCCGCATCTCGCGCAGATCGACAGCGTGCCGGCCAATGCCTGGCAGCCACTCGAATTGCGCGACATGGGCAAGGCGGATTTCCGTCTGGCCGTGAAGGATTTCTACCTGACCAACCCCATCGCGCGCTCTTCGCCGCTGATGGGTGAGCTTTCGGCAATGGCGGCGGCGCGGCGGGCGCCGGCAATGGCAGCGGAGTGA
- the nuoH gene encoding NADH-quinone oxidoreductase subunit NuoH, protein MAEFWASSYGFALSLLLQGLAVIAFVMGSLIFMVYGDRKIWAAVQMRRGPNVVGPWGLLQTFADALKYIVKEIVIPAGADKFIFFLAPFLSMMLALFAFVVIPFDEGWVMANINVGILFVFAASSLEVYGSIMGGWASNSKYPFLASLRSASQMISYEVSMGLIIIGIIISSGSMNLTEIVHAQKGDWGLLNWYWLPHLPMVVLFFVSALAETNRPPFDLAEAESELVAGHMVEYSSTPYLLFMAGEYIAIYLMCALLSLLFFGGWLSPVPFIADGWWWMVIKMWFWFYMFAMVKAIVPRYRYDQLMRIGWKVFLPLSLGWVVLVAILARYEVFGGFWARFTIGG, encoded by the coding sequence ATGGCTGAATTTTGGGCCTCATCCTACGGTTTCGCGCTGAGCCTGCTGCTGCAGGGGCTCGCCGTCATCGCCTTCGTCATGGGCTCGCTGATCTTCATGGTCTACGGTGACCGCAAGATCTGGGCTGCCGTGCAGATGCGCCGCGGTCCCAACGTGGTCGGCCCCTGGGGCTTGCTGCAGACCTTTGCCGACGCGCTGAAATACATCGTCAAGGAAATCGTCATCCCCGCCGGGGCCGACAAGTTCATCTTCTTCCTTGCCCCCTTCCTTTCCATGATGCTGGCGCTATTCGCCTTTGTCGTGATCCCCTTCGACGAAGGCTGGGTCATGGCGAACATCAATGTGGGCATCCTCTTCGTCTTCGCGGCCTCCTCGCTCGAGGTCTATGGCTCGATCATGGGCGGCTGGGCCTCGAACTCGAAATACCCGTTTCTCGCCTCGCTGCGTTCGGCGTCGCAGATGATTTCCTACGAGGTCTCGATGGGCCTCATCATTATCGGCATCATCATCTCGTCGGGCTCGATGAACCTGACCGAGATCGTGCATGCCCAGAAGGGCGACTGGGGCCTCTTGAACTGGTACTGGCTGCCGCACCTGCCGATGGTCGTGCTGTTCTTCGTCTCGGCACTGGCCGAAACGAACCGCCCGCCCTTCGACCTTGCTGAAGCTGAATCGGAGCTGGTCGCGGGCCACATGGTCGAATATTCCTCGACCCCCTACCTGCTTTTCATGGCCGGTGAATACATCGCGATCTACCTGATGTGCGCGCTGCTTTCGCTGCTGTTCTTCGGCGGCTGGCTTTCGCCCGTGCCGTTCATCGCCGATGGCTGGTGGTGGATGGTCATCAAGATGTGGTTCTGGTTCTACATGTTCGCAATGGTCAAGGCGATCGTGCCGCGCTACCGCTACGACCAACTCATGCGGATCGGTTGGAAAGTGTTCCTGCCCCTGTCGCTGGGCTGGGTGGTCCTGGTCGCGATCCTTGCGCGCTACGAAGTGTTCGGTGGTTTCTGGGCCCGCTTCACGATCGGAGGGTAA
- the nuoI gene encoding NADH-quinone oxidoreductase subunit NuoI, with the protein MAFDFARATKYFLMWDFIKGFGLGMRYFVSPKPTLNYPHEKGPLSPRFRGEHALRRYPNGEERCIACKLCEAVCPAQAITIDAEPRVDGSRRTTRYDIDMTKCIYCGFCQEACPVDAIVEGPNFEYATETREELFYDKEKLLANGERWEAEIARNLQLDAPYR; encoded by the coding sequence ATGGCCTTCGATTTCGCGCGGGCGACCAAGTATTTCCTGATGTGGGATTTCATCAAGGGTTTCGGCCTTGGGATGCGCTATTTCGTGTCGCCCAAGCCGACACTGAACTACCCGCATGAAAAAGGCCCGCTCTCGCCCCGTTTCCGCGGCGAGCACGCCCTGCGCCGCTACCCGAATGGCGAGGAACGCTGCATCGCTTGCAAATTGTGCGAAGCGGTCTGCCCGGCTCAGGCCATCACGATCGATGCCGAACCGCGTGTGGACGGCTCGCGGCGCACCACGCGATATGACATCGACATGACGAAATGCATCTATTGCGGCTTCTGCCAGGAAGCCTGCCCGGTGGATGCCATCGTCGAGGGTCCGAACTTTGAATACGCGACCGAGACTCGCGAAGAGCTGTTCTATGACAAGGAAAAGCTCCTTGCGAATGGCGAGCGCTGGGAAGCCGAGATTGCCCGCAACCTGCAACTGGATGCGCCCTACAGATGA
- a CDS encoding carboxymuconolactone decarboxylase family protein, producing MSDAFTKLFAQMLASGQEMARAFNPALEHFDMRAMEKLVPIMPADMLEMWFGKTFNREGLDAKTRLLLTIGAITVQGALAEPQLRMTIRQALEAGATKREIAETIFQMSMFGGLPAMQKALEIAQSVYAEEDEE from the coding sequence ATGAGTGATGCGTTCACCAAGCTTTTCGCGCAGATGCTGGCCTCGGGCCAGGAAATGGCGCGCGCCTTCAACCCGGCGCTCGAACATTTCGACATGCGCGCAATGGAAAAGCTGGTGCCCATCATGCCGGCCGACATGCTTGAAATGTGGTTCGGCAAGACCTTCAACCGCGAGGGGCTGGACGCCAAGACGCGTCTGCTTCTCACCATCGGCGCGATTACCGTTCAGGGCGCGCTTGCCGAGCCGCAGCTGCGCATGACGATCCGTCAGGCGCTCGAGGCCGGCGCCACGAAACGCGAGATCGCCGAGACGATCTTTCAGATGAGCATGTTCGGCGGGCTGCCTGCGATGCAGAAGGCGCTCGAGATCGCCCAGAGCGTCTATGCCGAGGAGGACGAGGAATGA